The Streptomyces sp. NBC_00224 genome has a window encoding:
- a CDS encoding ParA family protein, whose translation MAGSVHCEPEVEESESLRSDANIAGPMTDPVPGPRTESAGEDVSRETPPPMDDTPIGRAAQLAVEALGRAGEGLPRPEQTRIMVVANQKGGVGKTTTTVNLAASLALHGARVLVVDLDPQGNASTALGIDHHADVPSIYDVLVESRPLSEVVQPVRDVEGLFCAPATIDLAGAEIELVSLVARESRLQRAIQAYEQPLDYILIDCPPSLGLLTVNALVAGAEVLIPIQCEYYALEGLGQLLRNVDLVRGHLNPTLHVSTILLTMYDGRTRLASQVADEVRSHFGHEVLRTSIPRSVRISEAPSYGQTVLTYDPGSSGSLSYLEAAREIALRGVGINYDPTHIPVGSQNNQHSMSEGIQ comes from the coding sequence ATGGCAGGCTCTGTGCATTGCGAGCCTGAAGTCGAGGAGAGTGAATCCTTGCGGTCCGACGCCAACATCGCGGGACCGATGACCGACCCGGTCCCCGGTCCCCGTACCGAATCGGCGGGGGAGGATGTTTCACGTGAAACACCGCCCCCGATGGACGACACCCCCATCGGTCGTGCTGCCCAGCTGGCGGTGGAAGCTCTCGGCCGTGCCGGCGAGGGCCTGCCCCGGCCGGAGCAGACACGCATCATGGTGGTCGCCAACCAGAAGGGCGGCGTGGGAAAGACCACTACCACGGTCAATCTCGCCGCCTCCCTGGCGCTGCACGGTGCCCGGGTTCTGGTGGTCGACCTCGACCCGCAGGGCAATGCCTCCACCGCGCTGGGGATAGACCACCATGCCGATGTCCCCTCGATCTATGACGTCCTGGTGGAGAGCAGACCGCTCTCCGAGGTCGTCCAGCCGGTCCGGGACGTGGAGGGCCTCTTCTGTGCCCCGGCCACGATCGACCTGGCCGGTGCGGAGATCGAGCTGGTGTCCCTGGTGGCACGGGAGAGCCGTCTGCAGCGCGCCATCCAGGCGTATGAGCAGCCGCTGGATTACATCCTGATCGACTGCCCGCCGTCCCTGGGGCTCCTCACCGTCAACGCGCTCGTCGCCGGTGCCGAGGTCCTGATCCCCATCCAGTGCGAGTACTACGCGCTGGAGGGGCTGGGCCAGCTGCTGCGGAACGTCGACCTGGTGCGAGGGCATCTGAACCCCACGCTGCATGTCTCGACGATCCTGCTCACCATGTACGACGGCAGGACCAGGCTCGCCTCCCAAGTGGCCGACGAGGTGCGCAGCCACTTCGGCCACGAGGTCCTGCGGACGAGCATCCCGCGATCAGTACGTATCTCGGAGGCTCCGAGCTACGGCCAGACGGTGCTCACCTATGACCCGGGCTCCAGCGGCTCGCTCTCGTATCTCGAAGCCGCCCGCGAGATCGCACTGCGCGGGGTCGGCATCAACTACGACCCGACGCACATCCCCGTGGGCAGTCAGAACAACCAGCACAGCATGTCGGAGGGGATCCAGTGA
- a CDS encoding ParB/RepB/Spo0J family partition protein encodes MSERRRGLGRGLGALIPAAPQEKPVPSVGTASTSPAAVPVLTAERGVAAAKVATLAAPSVSRETPVPVQAHEPTVSQLKAPAGAYFAELPLDAITPNPRQPREVFDEDALAELITSIKEVGLLQPVVVRQLTPERFELIMGERRWRACREAGLERIPSIVRDTDDDKLLLDALLENLHRSQLNPLEEAAAYDQLLRDFECTHDQLADRIGRSRPQVSNTLRLLRLSPPVQRRVAAGVLSAGHARALLSVDDSDEQDRLAHRIVAEGLSVRAVEEIVTLLNSEPKSAAKAKGPRAGTRLAPALSDLASRLSDRFETRVKVDLGQKKGKIVVEFASMDDLERILGTLAPGEGRVLNKGLAEESEEGDEA; translated from the coding sequence GTGAGTGAGCGACGTAGAGGTCTGGGGCGCGGGCTCGGTGCGCTGATCCCCGCCGCCCCGCAGGAGAAGCCCGTGCCCTCGGTGGGGACGGCTTCCACGTCCCCGGCGGCGGTGCCGGTGCTGACCGCGGAGCGCGGGGTGGCGGCGGCGAAGGTTGCCACGCTCGCGGCGCCCTCTGTTTCACGTGAAACACCGGTGCCGGTCCAGGCACACGAGCCGACGGTGTCGCAGCTGAAGGCGCCTGCGGGGGCGTACTTCGCGGAGCTGCCGCTGGACGCCATCACGCCCAACCCGCGCCAGCCGCGTGAGGTGTTCGACGAGGACGCCCTCGCCGAGCTCATCACCTCCATCAAGGAAGTCGGGCTTCTCCAGCCCGTCGTCGTCCGGCAGCTGACGCCCGAGCGCTTTGAGCTCATCATGGGCGAGCGGCGCTGGCGGGCCTGCCGCGAGGCGGGCCTGGAGCGGATCCCCTCGATCGTGCGGGACACGGACGACGACAAGCTGCTCCTGGACGCACTCCTGGAGAACCTGCACCGCTCCCAGCTGAACCCGCTGGAAGAGGCTGCGGCGTACGACCAGCTGCTGAGGGACTTCGAGTGCACGCATGACCAGCTGGCCGACCGCATCGGCCGATCGCGCCCGCAGGTCTCCAACACCCTGCGCCTGCTGCGGCTCTCGCCGCCGGTTCAGCGCAGGGTGGCGGCCGGGGTCCTCTCGGCGGGCCACGCCCGGGCGCTGCTCTCCGTCGACGACTCGGACGAGCAGGACCGGCTGGCGCACCGCATCGTGGCCGAGGGGCTTTCGGTGCGAGCGGTCGAGGAGATCGTGACCCTGCTGAACTCGGAGCCCAAGAGCGCTGCCAAGGCGAAGGGCCCGCGCGCCGGGACCCGGCTGGCGCCGGCGCTCTCCGATCTGGCCTCCCGGCTCTCGGACCGCTTCGAGACGCGGGTGAAGGTCGACCTCGGCCAGAAGAAGGGAAAGATCGTCGTCGAGTTCGCGTCGATGGACGATCTGGAGCGGATCCTCGGCACCCTCGCCCCGGGCGAGGGTCGGGTCCTCAACAAGGGCCTCGCCGAGGAGTCCGAGGAGGGCGACGAAGCCTGA
- a CDS encoding GNAT family N-acetyltransferase, which produces MGRRLAPLTLDNLPDLPKRCRACVFWELDPVSGEAAIKAGTPELEKEAWISAVLLEWGSCGRVVYVDEVPVGFVLYAPPAYVPRATAFPTSPVSPDAVQLITGWIMPGYQGQGLGRVMVQTVAKDLLRRGFKAIEAFGDARWHEPACVLPADHLLAVGFKTVRPHPRYPRLRLELRTTLSWKEDVELALDRLLGAVQKEPALRPL; this is translated from the coding sequence ATGGGGCGTCGGCTTGCACCGCTCACGCTGGACAACCTTCCGGACCTCCCCAAGCGCTGCCGCGCCTGTGTCTTCTGGGAACTTGACCCAGTCAGCGGAGAGGCCGCGATAAAGGCGGGGACGCCCGAGCTCGAAAAAGAAGCCTGGATATCGGCCGTGCTCCTGGAGTGGGGCTCGTGCGGCCGGGTCGTCTACGTCGACGAGGTGCCGGTGGGCTTCGTGCTCTACGCCCCACCCGCGTATGTGCCGCGCGCCACGGCCTTCCCCACCAGCCCGGTGTCCCCCGACGCGGTGCAGCTGATAACGGGGTGGATCATGCCCGGGTATCAGGGCCAGGGGCTGGGGAGAGTGATGGTGCAGACGGTTGCCAAGGATCTGCTGCGCCGGGGCTTCAAGGCCATCGAGGCGTTCGGGGACGCCCGCTGGCACGAGCCCGCGTGTGTGCTGCCCGCCGACCATCTCCTGGCGGTGGGCTTCAAGACCGTACGGCCGCATCCCCGGTATCCCCGGCTGCGGCTGGAGCTGAGGACGACGCTCTCCTGGAAGGAAGACGTCGAACTGGCCCTGGACCGGCTGCTGGGAGCCGTCCAGAAGGAACCCGCCCTGCGGCCGCTGTAG
- the trxA gene encoding thioredoxin, whose translation MAGTLKNVTDADFDEVVLKSDKPVLVDFWAAWCGPCRQIAPSLEAIAAEHGDQIEIVKLNIDENPATAAKYGVMSIPTLNVYQGGEVAKTIVGAKPKAALLRDLDGFIGE comes from the coding sequence GTGGCCGGCACCCTGAAGAACGTGACCGACGCCGACTTCGACGAGGTCGTCCTCAAGAGCGACAAGCCCGTACTCGTGGACTTCTGGGCGGCGTGGTGCGGTCCGTGCCGCCAGATCGCCCCGTCCCTGGAGGCCATCGCGGCGGAGCACGGCGACCAGATCGAGATCGTCAAGCTCAACATCGACGAGAACCCGGCCACTGCCGCCAAGTACGGCGTGATGTCCATCCCGACCCTGAACGTCTACCAGGGTGGCGAGGTCGCCAAGACCATCGTCGGCGCCAAGCCCAAGGCCGCTCTTCTGCGCGACCTCGACGGCTTCATCGGCGAGTAA
- the trxB gene encoding thioredoxin-disulfide reductase, with amino-acid sequence MSDVRNVIIIGSGPAGYTAALYTARASLQPLVFEGAVTAGGALMNTTEVENFPGFRDGIVGPDLMDNMRAQAERFGAELVPDDVVAVDLSGDIKTVTDTAGTVHRAKAVIVTTGSQHRKLGLPNEDKLSGRGVSWCATCDGFFFKDQDIAVVGGGDTAMEEATFLSRFAKSVTIVHRRDSLRASKAMQERAFADPKIKFAWDSEVAEIHGDQKLSGLTLRNTKTGETSALAVTGLFIAVGHDPRTELFKGQLDLDDEGYLKVAAPSTHTNLTGVFGAGDVVDHTYRQAITAAGTGCSAALDAERFLAALADDEKAAAAAV; translated from the coding sequence GTGAGCGACGTCCGTAACGTGATCATCATTGGCTCCGGGCCGGCCGGCTACACGGCTGCGCTCTACACCGCGCGTGCGTCGCTTCAGCCGCTGGTGTTCGAGGGCGCCGTCACCGCCGGTGGCGCGCTGATGAACACCACCGAGGTGGAGAACTTCCCCGGCTTCCGCGACGGAATCGTGGGTCCCGACCTCATGGACAACATGCGGGCGCAGGCCGAGCGCTTCGGCGCCGAGCTGGTCCCCGACGACGTCGTGGCCGTCGACCTCAGCGGCGACATCAAGACCGTCACGGACACCGCCGGCACCGTCCACCGCGCCAAGGCCGTGATCGTCACGACCGGCTCCCAGCACCGCAAGCTCGGGCTGCCGAACGAGGACAAGCTCTCCGGGCGCGGTGTCTCCTGGTGCGCCACCTGCGATGGGTTCTTCTTCAAGGACCAGGACATCGCCGTGGTCGGCGGCGGCGACACCGCGATGGAGGAGGCGACCTTCCTCTCGCGCTTCGCCAAGTCGGTCACCATCGTCCACCGCCGGGACAGCCTGCGCGCCTCCAAGGCGATGCAGGAGCGCGCCTTCGCCGACCCGAAGATCAAGTTCGCCTGGGACAGCGAGGTCGCCGAGATCCACGGCGACCAGAAGCTCTCCGGTCTGACCCTGCGCAACACCAAGACCGGCGAGACCTCCGCGCTGGCGGTGACCGGCCTCTTCATCGCTGTGGGCCACGACCCGCGCACCGAGCTCTTCAAGGGCCAGCTCGACCTGGACGACGAGGGCTACCTCAAGGTCGCCGCGCCCTCCACCCACACCAACCTGACCGGTGTCTTCGGCGCCGGTGACGTGGTGGACCACACCTACCGCCAGGCGATCACCGCCGCCGGTACGGGCTGCTCCGCCGCTCTCGACGCCGAGCGCTTCCTGGCCGCGCTCGCCGACGACGAGAAGGCCGCCGCGGCCGCCGTCTGA
- a CDS encoding anti-sigma factor, which produces MTSTADMTQHPDVSEISDLHEGLLPPSRTADVRRHLDACDLCADVHASLAEIRELLGTLPGPPRMPADIAGRIDAALAAEALLDATAPNESPVPVEATAVSVTKGTPVSAETADDAAHVSRETSLGSGPADTPAADRPAGRPRAATGPGRPRTPRRRRTAVLGAVFGAAAIGVSVFLVQTLQPSDDNHAQKSDMASPQQHGDVFSDASLAGQVQTLLSSRPALESAGTSPSGKKPDLGITSNSPKLGVDVTVPPCVQAGTGRTSETPLAYETGEYQGTRAYLVVLPHPTDTSQVQAYVVDAACETAAPDAKGKLLLTHAYPRR; this is translated from the coding sequence GTGACATCCACGGCCGACATGACTCAGCACCCGGACGTCTCGGAGATCTCCGACCTCCACGAGGGCCTGCTGCCCCCCTCCCGTACGGCCGACGTACGCCGGCACCTGGACGCCTGTGACCTCTGCGCGGACGTCCACGCCTCTTTGGCGGAGATCCGCGAGCTGCTCGGCACCCTGCCCGGGCCGCCGCGCATGCCCGCCGACATCGCGGGCCGGATCGACGCGGCGCTGGCCGCCGAGGCCCTCCTCGACGCCACGGCGCCCAACGAGTCGCCCGTACCCGTGGAGGCGACCGCGGTATCCGTCACCAAGGGAACGCCCGTCAGCGCCGAGACGGCCGACGACGCGGCGCATGTTTCACGTGAAACATCGCTCGGATCCGGCCCTGCCGACACTCCCGCGGCAGACCGCCCGGCCGGGCGCCCCAGGGCAGCCACCGGACCCGGTCGCCCCCGCACACCTCGGCGTCGCCGCACGGCCGTGCTCGGAGCTGTCTTCGGCGCCGCGGCGATCGGGGTGAGTGTCTTCCTGGTACAGACGCTCCAGCCGTCCGACGACAACCACGCCCAGAAGTCCGACATGGCGTCCCCCCAGCAGCACGGGGACGTCTTCTCCGACGCCTCCCTCGCCGGGCAGGTGCAGACCCTGCTGTCTTCCCGGCCCGCACTGGAGAGCGCCGGGACCTCCCCGTCGGGCAAGAAGCCGGACCTCGGCATCACGTCCAACTCCCCGAAGCTCGGCGTCGACGTCACCGTGCCGCCGTGCGTCCAGGCGGGCACCGGCCGGACCTCGGAGACTCCGCTCGCCTACGAAACCGGCGAGTACCAGGGGACCCGGGCGTACCTCGTCGTCCTTCCGCACCCCACGGACACCTCGCAGGTCCAGGCGTATGTCGTCGACGCGGCCTGCGAGACCGCGGCGCCCGACGCCAAGGGCAAGCTGCTGCTGACCCACGCCTATCCCCGTCGGTGA
- the sigM gene encoding RNA polymerase sigma factor SigM: MDDATYGGASDQDLLARHVDGDPDAFGELVRRHRDRLWAVALRTLGDREEAADAVQDALVSAYRAAHTFRGQSAVTTWLHRITVNACLDRARKAASRKTSPVDDAVRLELLLEPHESAEAPAERQDLHRQLVKALGTLPAEQRAALVLVDMQGYPVAEAAEVLDVPVGTVKSRCARGRARLQPLLSHLRGDAGDTGDSQEPGGGRNRTPGTSVPPASGPRDAGPNDPAAVKGGGGRT; encoded by the coding sequence TTGGACGACGCCACATACGGCGGCGCGAGCGACCAGGACCTTCTGGCCCGCCATGTCGACGGTGACCCCGACGCCTTCGGTGAGCTCGTCCGGCGCCACCGGGACAGACTCTGGGCGGTCGCTCTGCGGACACTGGGCGACCGCGAGGAGGCCGCCGACGCCGTCCAGGACGCCCTGGTGTCGGCCTACCGGGCCGCGCACACCTTCCGTGGCCAGTCGGCCGTCACGACGTGGCTGCACCGCATCACGGTGAACGCCTGCCTCGACCGGGCCCGCAAGGCGGCGTCCCGCAAGACCTCGCCGGTCGACGACGCGGTGCGCCTGGAGCTGCTCCTGGAGCCCCACGAGTCGGCCGAGGCCCCCGCGGAGCGCCAGGACCTGCACCGGCAGCTGGTGAAGGCGCTGGGGACGCTCCCGGCCGAACAGCGCGCCGCTCTGGTCCTGGTCGACATGCAGGGCTATCCGGTGGCGGAGGCGGCGGAGGTCCTCGACGTACCGGTGGGAACCGTCAAAAGCCGCTGCGCCCGGGGCCGGGCGCGGCTGCAACCCCTGCTCAGTCATCTGCGCGGTGATGCCGGCGACACGGGGGATAGCCAGGAGCCCGGTGGGGGAAGGAACCGGACGCCGGGGACATCCGTCCCACCTGCGTCGGGACCAAGGGACGCAGGACCGAATGATCCTGCTGCTGTGAAGGGCGGAGGTGGGCGCACGTGA
- a CDS encoding protein kinase family protein → MAERSTAAVDVADNSGDNPLTAKADGTTTDGVAESIDTADTAEQGPGDTGGERKPAEPSIATPELHSGHKLARRYRLEECVTRLDGFSSWRAVDEKLRRAVGVHLLPADHPRARSVLAAARSSALLGDPRFVQVLDAVEENDLVYVVHEWLPDATELTALLASGPLEAHDAYQMVTQISQAMAAAHREGLAHLRLTPGAVLRTSSGQYRIRGLAVNAALRGITSDTPQRTDTEAIGALLYASLTQRWPYDSDAYGLHGLPKGVGLIAPDQVRAGVHRGLSELAMRALANDGATASRQEPACTTPDELVKAVSAMPRIRPPEPAFTAPPEYQRTTYQQGTYGRPPAGPHPAVTQVVPAPPPTLQGRTGKAIKWAVSALLIAALGLGSWQLADKVLGHDKGSGESGTSQQPNKSDGDKPKAPVPLRIQGAEEYAPDGKPQKPEAVGKTYDGDSSTYWNSKSYIGGPKLAPFKQGVGIVYDLGSEKDVSAASIALRYGGDHTTLALYAADSMSPSTPVGSMKQIATTTTSSTSADLKAKKPVKTRYVLLWLTALPDAPQDEFSGAGFKQAITDVKFTG, encoded by the coding sequence GTGGCGGAACGTAGCACGGCTGCCGTCGACGTGGCCGACAACAGCGGCGACAACCCGCTGACCGCCAAGGCGGACGGGACCACGACCGACGGGGTGGCGGAATCCATCGATACGGCAGACACGGCGGAGCAGGGCCCCGGCGACACGGGCGGTGAACGGAAGCCCGCCGAGCCCTCCATCGCCACACCGGAGTTGCACAGCGGCCACAAGCTCGCCAGACGCTACCGGCTCGAAGAGTGCGTCACCCGTCTGGACGGTTTCAGCAGCTGGCGGGCGGTCGACGAAAAGCTGCGCCGCGCCGTCGGGGTCCATCTGCTCCCGGCGGACCACCCGCGGGCGCGTTCCGTGCTGGCGGCTGCCCGCTCGTCCGCGCTCCTGGGGGACCCGCGCTTCGTCCAGGTCCTGGACGCGGTGGAGGAGAACGATCTCGTCTACGTGGTCCACGAGTGGCTGCCGGACGCCACCGAGTTGACCGCGCTGCTGGCCTCCGGCCCGCTGGAGGCGCACGACGCCTACCAGATGGTCACCCAGATCTCCCAGGCCATGGCGGCGGCCCACCGCGAGGGCCTCGCGCATCTGCGGCTAACTCCCGGCGCGGTCCTGCGGACCTCCTCGGGGCAGTACCGCATCCGCGGGCTCGCGGTGAACGCCGCACTGCGCGGCATCACCTCCGACACGCCCCAGCGGACCGACACGGAGGCGATCGGCGCGCTGCTGTACGCCTCGCTGACCCAGCGCTGGCCGTACGACAGCGATGCCTACGGCCTGCACGGGCTGCCCAAGGGCGTCGGCCTGATCGCTCCCGACCAGGTGCGCGCGGGCGTCCACCGGGGCCTTTCCGAGCTCGCCATGCGGGCGCTGGCCAACGACGGCGCCACCGCGTCGCGCCAGGAGCCGGCCTGCACCACACCGGACGAGCTGGTCAAGGCCGTCTCGGCGATGCCGCGGATCCGCCCGCCGGAGCCCGCGTTCACCGCGCCGCCCGAGTACCAGCGCACCACCTACCAGCAGGGCACCTACGGCCGCCCGCCCGCGGGACCGCACCCGGCGGTCACCCAGGTCGTGCCGGCCCCGCCGCCCACGCTCCAGGGCCGTACCGGCAAGGCGATCAAGTGGGCCGTCTCGGCGCTCCTGATCGCCGCCCTCGGCCTCGGCAGCTGGCAGCTCGCGGACAAGGTCCTGGGCCACGACAAGGGCTCCGGCGAGTCCGGGACGTCCCAGCAGCCGAACAAGAGCGACGGCGACAAGCCGAAGGCGCCGGTGCCGCTGCGGATCCAGGGCGCGGAGGAGTACGCCCCGGACGGCAAGCCGCAGAAGCCCGAGGCGGTGGGCAAGACGTACGACGGCGACTCGTCCACGTACTGGAACTCCAAGAGCTACATCGGCGGCCCCAAGCTCGCCCCCTTCAAGCAGGGTGTGGGCATCGTCTACGACCTCGGGTCCGAGAAGGACGTGTCGGCGGCGTCGATAGCACTCCGGTACGGCGGCGACCACACCACGCTGGCGCTGTACGCGGCGGACTCCATGTCGCCGAGCACGCCGGTCGGCTCGATGAAGCAGATCGCGACCACGACGACGAGCAGCACCTCGGCCGATCTCAAGGCGAAAAAGCCGGTGAAGACCCGCTATGTCCTCCTGTGGCTCACGGCACTGCCGGACGCGCCCCAGGACGAATTCAGCGGCGCCGGTTTCAAGCAGGCCATAACGGACGTCAAGTTCACCGGCTGA
- the murJ gene encoding murein biosynthesis integral membrane protein MurJ, with protein sequence MNAPYDGDRGQGAGGGSASSGNTPPVPPYAEQVPPQQPVPDPYFQDAYGNDPYRAQDLYAQDPVTEALYDRAAHPPPPPGTYAEPQPLYQQPPAQQYAPDPRIWAQTPPPEPDGPSRHLPYGDTAGTTQFVGVDDLVTQAGEEPPEQDAFAYLYRDQQGSGPAPATPEPEPLPAAPQQKSGGRASGLLKSSAVMAAGTLVSRLTGFVRSLVITAALGTSLLGDTYTIAYTLPTMIYILTVGGGLNSVFVPQLVRSMKDDEDGGEAYANRLLTLVMVALGAIVAIVVFAAPLLIKLMSGTISDDTAANSVAVTFARYCLPTIFFMGVHVVMGQILNARGKFGAMMWTPVLNNIVMIGTFGLFIWVYGTSAESHMGVQTIPPEGIRLLGLGTLLGLVVQALAMVPYLRETGFRFRPRFDWRGHGLGKTVQLAKWTVLFVLANQAGVLVVTQLATAAGKASGEHGAGFLAYSNAQLIWGMPQAIITVSVMAALLPRISRAAHDNDPGAVRDDISQGLRNSAVAIVPVSFMFLALGVPMCTLLYSSSGVEAGRSMGFILMAFALGLIPYSVQYVVLRGFYAYEDTRTPFYNTVIVAAVNAAVSAACYVVLPAQWAVVGMAGAYGLAYAVGVGVAWRRLRNRLGGDLDGTRVLRTYARLSLAAVPAAAIGGALGYVVLKGLGQGALGSLVALVVGGTVLLGVFFVAAKKMRIEELNSMVGMVRGRLGR encoded by the coding sequence ATGAACGCGCCGTACGACGGTGACCGCGGGCAGGGCGCGGGCGGCGGCTCCGCGTCGTCCGGCAACACGCCTCCGGTGCCTCCCTACGCCGAGCAGGTGCCGCCGCAGCAGCCCGTGCCGGACCCGTACTTCCAGGACGCCTACGGCAACGATCCGTACCGGGCGCAGGACCTGTACGCCCAGGACCCGGTGACCGAGGCGCTGTACGACCGCGCCGCGCACCCGCCGCCGCCCCCGGGCACCTACGCCGAGCCGCAGCCGCTCTACCAGCAGCCGCCCGCGCAGCAGTACGCGCCGGACCCCCGGATCTGGGCCCAGACCCCGCCGCCCGAGCCGGACGGCCCCTCGCGCCATCTGCCGTACGGCGACACCGCCGGCACCACGCAGTTCGTGGGCGTCGACGACCTGGTCACCCAGGCCGGCGAGGAGCCGCCGGAGCAGGACGCCTTCGCGTATCTCTACCGCGACCAGCAGGGGTCCGGTCCGGCACCGGCCACCCCGGAGCCCGAGCCGCTGCCCGCCGCACCGCAGCAGAAGTCCGGCGGCCGCGCCTCCGGGCTGCTCAAGTCGAGCGCCGTGATGGCAGCGGGCACGCTCGTGTCGCGCCTGACCGGCTTCGTCCGCAGCCTGGTGATCACCGCGGCGCTGGGCACCTCGCTGCTGGGCGACACGTACACCATCGCGTACACCCTGCCGACGATGATCTACATCCTCACCGTCGGCGGTGGCCTGAACTCCGTCTTCGTGCCGCAGCTGGTGCGGTCCATGAAGGACGACGAGGACGGCGGCGAGGCATACGCCAACCGGCTGCTCACCCTCGTCATGGTGGCGCTCGGCGCCATCGTCGCCATCGTCGTCTTCGCCGCTCCGCTGCTGATCAAGCTGATGTCGGGCACCATCTCCGACGACACGGCCGCCAACAGCGTCGCCGTCACCTTCGCCCGCTACTGCCTGCCCACGATCTTCTTCATGGGTGTGCACGTGGTGATGGGCCAGATCCTCAACGCCCGCGGCAAGTTCGGCGCGATGATGTGGACCCCGGTCCTCAACAACATCGTCATGATCGGCACGTTCGGCCTGTTCATCTGGGTGTACGGCACGTCGGCCGAGTCCCACATGGGCGTGCAGACGATCCCGCCGGAGGGCATCCGCCTCCTGGGCCTCGGTACCCTGCTCGGCCTGGTCGTCCAGGCCCTGGCGATGGTCCCGTACCTGCGGGAGACCGGCTTCCGCTTCCGGCCGCGCTTCGACTGGCGGGGCCACGGTCTCGGCAAGACGGTCCAGCTCGCCAAGTGGACCGTACTGTTCGTGCTCGCCAACCAGGCCGGCGTGCTCGTCGTCACCCAGCTCGCCACGGCGGCCGGAAAGGCCTCCGGCGAGCACGGCGCCGGCTTCCTCGCCTACTCCAACGCCCAGCTGATCTGGGGCATGCCGCAGGCGATCATCACGGTCTCGGTGATGGCGGCGCTGCTGCCGCGCATCTCCCGGGCCGCGCACGACAACGACCCGGGCGCGGTCCGCGACGACATCTCGCAGGGCCTGCGCAACTCGGCGGTCGCGATCGTCCCGGTCTCCTTCATGTTCCTCGCGCTCGGCGTCCCGATGTGCACCCTGCTGTACTCCAGCAGCGGCGTCGAGGCGGGCCGGTCCATGGGCTTCATCCTGATGGCGTTCGCGTTGGGGCTGATCCCGTACTCGGTCCAGTACGTCGTGCTGCGCGGCTTCTACGCGTACGAGGACACGCGGACGCCGTTCTACAACACGGTCATCGTGGCCGCAGTGAACGCCGCGGTTTCGGCCGCCTGCTACGTGGTCCTGCCCGCCCAGTGGGCAGTCGTGGGGATGGCGGGCGCGTACGGTCTGGCCTACGCCGTGGGCGTCGGGGTGGCCTGGCGCCGGCTGCGCAACCGTCTGGGCGGCGACCTGGACGGCACGCGCGTCCTGCGTACGTACGCGAGGCTGTCCCTGGCGGCCGTCCCGGCGGCCGCGATCGGCGGCGCGCTGGGCTACGTCGTCCTCAAGGGGCTCGGCCAGGGGGCGCTCGGCTCGCTGGTCGCACTCGTGGTGGGCGGGACCGTGCTGCTCGGTGTCTTCTTCGTCGCGGCGAAGAAGATGCGGATCGAGGAGCTCAACTCCATGGTCGGAATGGTGCGGGGACGGCTCGGACGCTGA